The nucleotide window CTCGGTGAAGGAAGCTTCTTCGGCGAACTCGCTCTTATCAATCAGACCCGGCGGACGGCAACGGTATCAGCCTACAGCGACTGTCAGCTTCTTGTACTGGAAGCTGAAGCGCTGAGGCAGCTCATGGACCGGGATGAAGCGCTTGCCAAGAAGATCATGGACGAAGCGCGGGAACGGGCACTGGCGGGCAAAAAGGTTCTGGGAGAACTTGCCGAAGAAGAGCTCCAGCAAGCTGGCGTCTTTGCGGCAGGCGAGGATGCGCGTACAGAGCCGGAGCCTGAGCTTTTTTCAAAAGATGAAGCCGGGCAGGACAAGGATCCTGCTCAGTAGGGAACCAGCCCTTGGGGGAGGCGGCCATAGAGTGGATCGCCGTGCCAGAACACGTCAGTTGGGCCGACGACAAAGTCAATCAGATTCCAACGGTTGTACTGAAAACGGAGTAGCGCGAATGTGGCAAGTCCGTCCATATATTCGGCCTGCTGCGCATATGTGGTGCTTCTCAGATCAATGGTGCCTCCACCCGGTCTTTGCGGGCTGACCTGGACAAATGCCCATCCGTTGCCGGCGCGCATCCAGTCGACCACAAACTCGACAGGTGGCCCGACCCGTGCCTCCAGCATCGGGCGTACCGCATTGAGAATATCGCCGCGTTCCGGAGTGCCCCGGGCAGGCTCGTAGACGGACTGGGCTCCTGCTTGGATACCAAGGCAAACGAGAAGAACAAGACTTGCAGAAATCTTCGTAACCAATTGCTTTAGTTTGAAAAAAGAGATTTCTTGAGAAATTGATTCAAGCACGGCAGTCTCCGTCTATCCAGAAGATTAGAAAGCAGGCGAGACGCTACCATGAAAACCATCGGTTTGCTCGGTGGAATGAGCTGGGAAAGCACATCCATCTATTATCAGTTGCTCAATCGCCTGACGCGAGAACGGCTGGGTGGCCTGCATTCTGCGGAGTGCCTGCTGTGGTCGTTCGATTTTGCAGAGATTGAAGCCGCACAAGCGAGGGGCGATTGGCAGCTGGCGACACAAATGATGATCGCGGCGGCGGAACGGCTTGAAAGAGGTGGCGCGGAGTGCCTGGTGATCTGCACCAACACAATGCACAAAATGGCCGATGATGTTCAGGCTGCGAGCGCTGTGCCGCTTATTCACATTGCAGATGCAACAGCCCCGGCCATAACTGAAGCGGAGTGCCGGACACCGCTTCTACTGGCAACCGGTTACACGATGGAACAAGACTTTTACAAGGGCCATCTGCGAGAGCGCCACGGCATCGAAGTGCGCATTCCCGAACCGAACGACAGGGCTGAGGTTCACCGGATTATCTATGAGGAACTTTGCCGGGGAGAAGTCTGGGCCGATTCCAAACAAACCTTTTTGGATATCGTTGAAAAGGAGGTCGGCGGCGGAGCTGACGCGGTCATATTCGGCTGCACGGAAATCGGACTACTCGTAAGACCAGAAGACTTCTCCATTCCGGCCTTTGATACGACCGTGCTTCATGTCAGGGCTGCCCTTGATTTCGCTCTGTCTCAATCGACTTGAGATCAATGGTTCGGGCAGCAGAAAGACCGGGAACAGTGCTTGCAACCGCCTTGGTCAATCTGTCCGAACAGGAGCTGTTGCCTGAAAACTCGCTCTGGATTTGAAGAAGGATAGCCAGGCCGCCAGTCGAGGAGTGCTTTTGAGCAGCAAGTCTCCTTCTTCTGCGATCTCGAACAGGGATAGCATTGGCGCTGCATGACAATCGGCGAGACTGGGGAGCTCACCAAGAAGGAACGGTTCGCCCTCAATAAGCGTTTCAAGGGCGGCCAGCACGGTTCTGGCCGGACCAAGCGCCGACGCGATTTTGACCTCGTCGGCAGGGGCTCCATCGCGTGTCTTGACCACCCGTTCCACGTAAATGTCCCAGACCAGCGTCCGATAAGCATATGCATCCAGGATAGACAGGATCTGTGTCATCCCGGCGCGGAGCTTCGGGGTCGCAGGCTGAAGGGTAGGGCCATCGAAAGCCTCGTCCACATAACGCAGGATGGCCGTTGTCTCATAGAGATGAAAATCACCGTCCTTCAACAACGGGATTTTACCGAACGGGTGCAGTGACTGATACTCCGACGATGGCCCCTCGGAGGCAAAGATATCGATGGGTGTCAGGTCGTAGGACAGGCCCTTTTCCTCCAGCGCCAACCGTGCAGAACGGACATAAACGGAATAGTCTGCTCCGAAGAGTTCAATCATGATGTTCCTCCGCTTAGTCGGTCGAGCCTAAGCCTGTGCCGTGTGTCGGTCAGCCGCCAAATACTGCCATATGTAGCCCCGAGTACGCCGAGACCGGTTGCCCCTCCCAACAAGAACATGACCAGGAGCTGGTACTTTACCGCTTCTTGCGGATCGACACCCGAAAGGATCTGACCTGTCATCATTCCGGGAAGGGACACAACGCCCGTCGCCGCCATTGCGTTGATAATCGGCGTGAAACCTGACCGAAGTGCCTGCCTGGCGAAAGGGCGTGTCGCTTCCCAGCGGCTGCGACCGAGGAGAAGCTGCGCCTCAACTTCACGCTTGCCTTTGGCCAGTGCTGTATGAAGCGTATCAAGACCAAGGCTGACGCCTGTCATCGTGTTTCCGAGGATCATTCCGAAAAGAGGGAGCGCATATTGGGGTTGCCAGACGGGGTCAGGACGGATCTGCCCGGCAAGACCGTAAAGTGTAACAAGTGCTCCGGATATCAGCATTGCACCTGCCCCAAGGCCTGGGCCCCAAAGACCCTTGAGGCGACGATCCTGGCGGACCCATATCTCGCGCCCTGCAAAGACGCCCATGACAGCCGCCACCAGCATTGTCCAGTACAACGACCCGGCAAAGAAGATCAGCTTCAACACCAGCCCGACCAGAATCAACTGCACGGTCATGCGCAGCGCCGAGACCAGCAGGGTCCGGGTCAGACCCAGGTCGAGGAGTATGGAAAGGATGGCATTCAGCAGCAGGAACACCGAGGCGGCCACGAGATCCCAATAGGATAGAACCTGATAAGTGTTCATGAGGCCTCCTCGTGGAGGTCACGTTTCAACAATCTTCCGCCCTCCATATGAACGCAGTCAGCCTTTAGACGGATCGATTGCTCGGGGTCGTGCGTAACGAGCAAGATGGTGCGTCCAGCTGCGACCCTCTCTTTTAGGAGCAGTTCCACCTTGGCAACCGACGGCGGATCGAGGGCGGATGTTGGTTCGTCAAGCAGGAGGATTTCCGGGTCAATCTGCAAGGCGCGAACAAGTGCCAGACGTTGACGTTCACCCGTCGACAGCCTGGAGACCTCCCAGCCTGAAGCTTCTTCCAGGCCGACGGCAGCAAGTTGTTTGACAAGTTCTGGGGTGGGTTGAAAATGATCTGCTACGCGTTCCGACCACCAGCCGCTCTCCGCGGGTACATACGCCACTTTGCGTCGCCAATCGGGTGCAGAAAATCGTTCACGATCTCTGCCATTCAGCGTGATTGTTCCGCTGCTTTCATCCAGATCGGCCAGTGCCCTCAAAAACAGAGACTTTCCGGCACCGGAAGGACCGGAAATGGCGGTGCAGCTCCCATCTTCCAGCACAAGGTTGATTGGGCCAATCAGAGATGTCTTCAGCTCGTCAATGATTAGCACCAGTTACGTCCTCTCTCGAGCGCGCAGCCTATCCCGGGTGGTGGAAAGGAGCAATCGGACACGTTGCGTTTTGACTGACCTGGAAGGTATGTGTGGGAGACCTGTTGATCCTGAGATTGGCGACCTTTGATTGAAGCAATTCCGGCTGGCGCGAAGGGACGCTGCTGCTATGCTCCGCCCGAGAGGACCGGACCGCCCTTTAAAAAGGTGGCCGTTCGATGAAAATTGCACTTCAGAACTGGGCAGTCCATGACATTGGAACACACGACACTTCGCAAATATCTTCTTCAAATGCAGAAGGAACATGGGCTCGATCAGGACCTGACGCTACTTGTCGAGGATATTGCAACGTCGTGCCGGATAATATCGCACCAAATCCGCAATGGCCCGTTTCTCGACATCCTGGGCGCAACCGAAACATCCAACATTCAAGGCGAAACCCAGAAACAGCTGGATGTCATCGCAAATGACGTGTTCCTCAGTCATTGCTCGAATTGTCAGCGTGTTGCGGCCCTCGTGTCAGAAGAAATGGACGATGTAATCTGGCTGAAGGAAACTCCCAAGGCCGGAGACTATCTGGTTTATTTCGACCCGCTTGACGGTTCCTCGAACCTGAATGTGAACCTCTCCGTCGGTTCCATATTTTCGGTTGTCGAGCTTGAGCAGGACATAGAAACGCTGACGAACGAAGTGGTTCTGCTGAAGGGTACAAAACAGGTCTTTGCCGGATACTCGCTCTACGGCCCTTCCACATCGCTCGTGTTTTCGACCGGCAAGGGTGTCCAGGGGTTCACGCACAAGATGGGAACGGGTGAGTTTCTCTTGACCTTCCCGGATATGTGTCTGCCAGACTCGACCGAGGAATTTGCCATCAATGCATCCCGTTGGCGTCATTGGGACGAGACAATCCGGCGATATGTCGAGGAATGTATCAAGGGTGAAAATGGCCCGAGACAAAAGTCGTTCAACATGCGTTGGACAGCCTCGATGGTGGCTGAAATCCACAGGATCCTTACCCGGGGCGGGGTCTTTCTTTATCCCGTTGACGCTGAAAACGAACAAACAGGCGGCAAGCTCAGGCTATTGTATGAAGCCAATCCCATGAGTTTCATTGTCGAGCAGGCCGGGGGACGCGCATCTACCGGCAGAGAACGTATTCTGGGTGTTCAGCCTCAATCCCATCATCAGCGCATTTCGGTGATCATGGGCTGTCGAAACGAAGTCGAATTGATTGAAAGCTACTACGCGGAACAGACCTGAGGCCTGTTCCAAGCTGGCGTCCGAACTGAAGACAACCAAGGCAGTTGCTTCAAGTTCGGCGTCACATGGCTTTAGCAAGTGATGACGCCTCTGGATCATGTACCTTCGGCAGAGGGAACTCAAAAAGTCCTTTAAGGAGTGCGTGATGAAAGGGTCAGCCTGTGTCAGAGCGCTTTCCTGTATACCACCTTGTCGTCTCCCGGTGCCCAGAAGTCGCGGATGCGTGCTTCTTTGTCGTAGCCATTTTGAACATAAAATTTCCGGGTGGCTGCGAAGTCATCTGTCCCTGACGTTTCGACCACCAGGATGCGTTGACCTTTGCCTTTGAGATGACTTTCAGCGGCCCTGACAAGTGCTGTTCCCAATCCCTTGCCCTGCAAGTCCGGACGAACAGCGAGTGCCAGCATGTTCCAGGTTCCATCTGCCAGTTCTTCTGGAACCGTGAAGCAAAAACCCACAGGCTTTCCGTCAAGGTGACATGTGAGCCAAAAGGCTTCCGTGTCTCCCGCCAGTGAAGGGCCAAGCATCTCCGGGAGCATTTCACTTGGAAACAGCTCGGTCTGGTCCAGCACCAATTGCAGTGCCGGAACGTCGTCTTTTGTGGTTGAGCTGATCGATGGTTTTGTCATTGTGCGTGATCTCTCGCGAATGGTGTTCTGTTCATTTGGAGGAACTGGTTCCGGGCCGAGATGCACGGCTAGAATGCTCGTACTTTTGATAACCCGAAGAGATCAAAATTTCCCGAAATTTTTCTTTGCAATGTAATGTTATAACGGATACGCATTGTGGCATCCGTCAGTCATGTTTTATTCTGGAGTCGATCTTGCCAAAGCGGAAAAACAAACTTGCAATTGCAGCCTTTGTGGGCATGGGAGCCGTCGCAGCGATGGCCGTTGCAACACCTGCTCAAACAGCTCTTGCGGCCGACAAAAACCTGCGTATTGCTGTGCCTTTCGGCCCAAAGAGCACCGTGCCGGACCCCAGAGCCCGTCAAAACGGATGGCTCAGCAATCGCGCTGGTGTTTCCGAAACGCTGATTGGCCTGGCGCATGACATGACCATGCAGCCAAGGCTTGCCGAGAGCTTCGAAAACGTTTCCCCAACAGAGTGGAAACTGACACTTCGAACCGACGTGAAGTTTCACGATGGCACGCCTATGACAGCAAGCGATGTCAAAGCGTCGTTTGAAAAAATGGATGTGGAGGGTCACCCGGGCCACAATCCGCGCTTGTCAAAATTGCTTGGGCTGGAAACCATTACGGTGGAGAACGAGAACACATTGGTGTTCAAGACCAAGTCTCCAAATTCCGCATTCCTGTGGTCGCTGACTGAACCTTCAGCTGCCGTGATGAAAGAAGG belongs to Roseibium porphyridii and includes:
- a CDS encoding aspartate/glutamate racemase family protein, yielding MKTIGLLGGMSWESTSIYYQLLNRLTRERLGGLHSAECLLWSFDFAEIEAAQARGDWQLATQMMIAAAERLERGGAECLVICTNTMHKMADDVQAASAVPLIHIADATAPAITEAECRTPLLLATGYTMEQDFYKGHLRERHGIEVRIPEPNDRAEVHRIIYEELCRGEVWADSKQTFLDIVEKEVGGGADAVIFGCTEIGLLVRPEDFSIPAFDTTVLHVRAALDFALSQST
- a CDS encoding glutathione S-transferase family protein — protein: MIELFGADYSVYVRSARLALEEKGLSYDLTPIDIFASEGPSSEYQSLHPFGKIPLLKDGDFHLYETTAILRYVDEAFDGPTLQPATPKLRAGMTQILSILDAYAYRTLVWDIYVERVVKTRDGAPADEVKIASALGPARTVLAALETLIEGEPFLLGELPSLADCHAAPMLSLFEIAEEGDLLLKSTPRLAAWLSFFKSRASFQATAPVRTD
- a CDS encoding ABC transporter permease codes for the protein MNTYQVLSYWDLVAASVFLLLNAILSILLDLGLTRTLLVSALRMTVQLILVGLVLKLIFFAGSLYWTMLVAAVMGVFAGREIWVRQDRRLKGLWGPGLGAGAMLISGALVTLYGLAGQIRPDPVWQPQYALPLFGMILGNTMTGVSLGLDTLHTALAKGKREVEAQLLLGRSRWEATRPFARQALRSGFTPIINAMAATGVVSLPGMMTGQILSGVDPQEAVKYQLLVMFLLGGATGLGVLGATYGSIWRLTDTRHRLRLDRLSGGTS
- a CDS encoding ABC transporter ATP-binding protein; translation: MLIIDELKTSLIGPINLVLEDGSCTAISGPSGAGKSLFLRALADLDESSGTITLNGRDRERFSAPDWRRKVAYVPAESGWWSERVADHFQPTPELVKQLAAVGLEEASGWEVSRLSTGERQRLALVRALQIDPEILLLDEPTSALDPPSVAKVELLLKERVAAGRTILLVTHDPEQSIRLKADCVHMEGGRLLKRDLHEEAS
- a CDS encoding class 1 fructose-bisphosphatase, whose product is MTLEHTTLRKYLLQMQKEHGLDQDLTLLVEDIATSCRIISHQIRNGPFLDILGATETSNIQGETQKQLDVIANDVFLSHCSNCQRVAALVSEEMDDVIWLKETPKAGDYLVYFDPLDGSSNLNVNLSVGSIFSVVELEQDIETLTNEVVLLKGTKQVFAGYSLYGPSTSLVFSTGKGVQGFTHKMGTGEFLLTFPDMCLPDSTEEFAINASRWRHWDETIRRYVEECIKGENGPRQKSFNMRWTASMVAEIHRILTRGGVFLYPVDAENEQTGGKLRLLYEANPMSFIVEQAGGRASTGRERILGVQPQSHHQRISVIMGCRNEVELIESYYAEQT
- a CDS encoding GNAT family N-acetyltransferase, whose amino-acid sequence is MTKPSISSTTKDDVPALQLVLDQTELFPSEMLPEMLGPSLAGDTEAFWLTCHLDGKPVGFCFTVPEELADGTWNMLALAVRPDLQGKGLGTALVRAAESHLKGKGQRILVVETSGTDDFAATRKFYVQNGYDKEARIRDFWAPGDDKVVYRKAL